The following proteins are co-located in the Mycolicibacterium goodii genome:
- a CDS encoding TetR/AcrR family transcriptional regulator has product MSDLANTAERRGEKRQAGGNRRGNRLPRDERRGQLLIAASEVFVDRGYHAAGMDEIADRAGVSKPVLYQHFSSKLELYLAVLQRHVDNLVSGVRQALRTTTDNRQRLRAAVEAFFDFIEHDGQGYRLIFENDYVTEPQVAAQVKVATEACTDAVFDLISRDSGLEAHRARMIAVGLVAISVDSARYWLNNEKPIDKDSAVEGTVQFAWGGLSHVPLTRS; this is encoded by the coding sequence ATGAGCGATCTCGCCAACACCGCCGAGAGGAGAGGCGAAAAGCGGCAGGCAGGTGGTAACCGTCGCGGTAACCGTCTCCCTCGCGATGAGCGGCGGGGTCAGTTGCTGATCGCCGCGAGCGAGGTCTTTGTCGACCGCGGCTACCACGCCGCCGGTATGGACGAGATCGCCGATCGCGCAGGCGTCAGTAAACCGGTTCTCTACCAACACTTTTCGTCGAAGCTGGAGCTGTACCTTGCGGTGCTGCAGCGGCACGTCGACAATCTGGTCTCCGGGGTGCGCCAGGCGCTGCGCACCACGACCGACAACCGGCAGCGACTGCGTGCCGCCGTCGAGGCGTTCTTCGATTTCATCGAGCACGACGGCCAGGGCTACCGGTTGATCTTCGAGAACGACTACGTCACCGAACCCCAGGTCGCCGCGCAGGTGAAGGTGGCCACCGAGGCGTGCACCGACGCGGTGTTCGATCTGATCAGCCGGGATTCGGGTCTTGAGGCGCATCGCGCCAGGATGATCGCCGTCGGCCTGGTGGCCATCAGCGTCGATTCGGCGCGTTACTGGCTCAACAACGAGAAGCCGATCGACAAGGATTCGGCCGTGGAGGGCACGGTGCAGTTCGCCTGGGGCGGACTGTCACACGTGCCGCTCACGCGCTCCTAG
- a CDS encoding DUF3107 domain-containing protein encodes MEVKIGVTDSPRELTFNSAQSPSEVEQQFTDALSSGTGVLALTDEKGRRFLVQTAKIAYVEIGAADVRRVGFGVTVESA; translated from the coding sequence GTGGAGGTCAAGATCGGTGTCACGGACAGCCCGCGTGAGCTGACCTTCAACAGCGCGCAGTCGCCGAGCGAGGTGGAGCAGCAGTTCACCGATGCCCTCTCCTCGGGAACCGGTGTGCTCGCGCTGACCGACGAGAAGGGCCGTCGCTTCCTGGTGCAGACCGCGAAGATCGCCTATGTCGAGATCGGTGCCGCCGACGTGCGCCGGGTCGGCTTCGGCGTGACGGTGGAATCCGCCTGA
- a CDS encoding MmpS family transport accessory protein — MTRPYSPYDAATTERFGDHAPEPGSYQSPYSRGYDRDHGYGTGYDRGRYTGDYQDYDQYVRSDNGYDGGYDDGYDGDRDDPDIEFYEEPLDRRWIWVAGVAGAILLVAVICTVVILGGGDSGSVSATVAAPTQTSQPATTAPQDASSTPRPVPPVAPSLSPETVTTVTPSPTAPSATAEPTPVAPPAPAAPAPAVNPRAVTYQVTGNRQLIDLVTIVYTDERGALQTDINVALPWTKTVVLDPGVELKSVTATSVAGQLNCAITDAAGNVLVAQANNTMIATCTQ; from the coding sequence ATGACCAGGCCTTATTCGCCGTATGACGCCGCAACGACCGAACGCTTCGGGGATCACGCACCCGAGCCCGGCAGCTACCAGAGCCCCTACAGCCGCGGATACGACCGCGATCACGGGTACGGAACCGGTTACGACCGCGGGCGGTACACGGGCGACTACCAGGACTACGACCAGTACGTCCGCTCCGACAATGGCTACGACGGTGGTTACGACGATGGGTATGACGGAGATCGTGACGACCCCGACATCGAGTTCTACGAGGAACCCCTCGACCGGCGCTGGATCTGGGTGGCCGGTGTGGCCGGCGCGATCCTGCTGGTCGCGGTCATCTGCACCGTGGTGATCCTGGGCGGCGGGGACAGCGGTTCGGTGTCGGCCACCGTGGCGGCCCCGACGCAGACCAGCCAGCCGGCCACCACCGCTCCTCAGGACGCGTCGTCGACGCCGCGGCCGGTGCCGCCGGTGGCCCCGTCCCTGTCGCCGGAGACCGTCACGACGGTCACGCCGAGCCCGACGGCACCCTCGGCCACCGCCGAGCCGACGCCCGTCGCGCCGCCCGCACCGGCCGCTCCCGCACCGGCCGTCAACCCCCGGGCCGTGACCTACCAGGTGACCGGCAACCGGCAGCTCATCGACCTGGTGACGATCGTGTACACCGACGAGCGCGGCGCGCTGCAGACCGACATCAACGTCGCGCTGCCGTGGACCAAGACCGTGGTGCTCGATCCGGGTGTCGAGCTCAAGTCGGTGACCGCCACCAGCGTCGCGGGTCAGCTCAACTGCGCGATCACCGACGCGGCAGGCAACGTGCTCGTCGCACAGGCCAACAACACGATGATCGCGACCTGCACGCAGTGA
- a CDS encoding ferritin-like fold-containing protein has product MNAPQPAAEGIADPVASGVTADHRGVNELFAVLAYGEVAAFYRLTDEARMAPNLRGRINMASMAAAEMGHFEVLRDALQHRGVDVVDAMTKYAPALDNYHRMTTPSTWLEALVKTYIGDALAADFYLEISHALPEEVASVVRAVLSETGHSQFVVAEVQAAVTASDRQRHRLALWARRLLGEAVTQAQYVLADHDELADLVISSGEGLTQLAEFFGRLQETHQHRMRELGLA; this is encoded by the coding sequence ATGAATGCGCCACAGCCCGCCGCCGAAGGGATCGCCGACCCGGTCGCCTCAGGCGTGACCGCCGACCATCGGGGGGTCAACGAGTTGTTTGCGGTGCTCGCCTACGGCGAGGTCGCCGCGTTCTACCGGCTCACCGACGAAGCCCGTATGGCACCGAATCTGCGCGGCCGGATCAACATGGCCAGCATGGCCGCCGCCGAGATGGGTCATTTCGAAGTGCTTCGAGATGCGTTGCAGCACAGGGGAGTTGACGTCGTCGACGCGATGACGAAGTACGCCCCCGCACTCGACAACTATCACCGGATGACCACCCCCAGCACGTGGCTGGAGGCGTTGGTGAAGACCTACATCGGCGACGCTCTCGCCGCGGACTTCTATCTGGAGATCTCGCACGCGCTGCCCGAGGAGGTGGCCTCGGTGGTGCGCGCGGTGCTGTCGGAGACCGGGCATTCGCAGTTCGTCGTCGCCGAGGTCCAGGCCGCGGTGACCGCCAGCGATCGTCAGCGGCACCGGTTGGCGCTGTGGGCGCGTCGGCTGCTCGGTGAGGCCGTCACGCAGGCCCAGTACGTGCTGGCCGATCACGACGAACTGGCGGATCTCGTCATCTCAAGTGGTGAAGGTCTCACGCAGCTGGCCGAGTTCTTCGGCCGGTTGCAGGAGACCCACCAGCACCGCATGCGGGAGCTCGGCCTGGCCTGA
- a CDS encoding DEAD/DEAH box helicase, which yields MTQLNLSFADLGVRDEIVRALAENGIEHPFAIQELTLPLALAGDDLIGQARTGMGKTYAFGVPLLHRVSSDENRPLTGAPRALVVVPTRELCLQVYNDLAGAAKYLPTGDGRKFTVTSIYGGRPYEPQIEALRKGVDVVVGTPGRLLDLAQQGHLQLGGLSVLVLDEADEMLDLGFLPDIERILQLTPDSRQAMLFSATMPDPIITLARTFMNQPTHIRAEAPHSAATHDTTAQFVYRAHALDKVELVSRILQARGRGATMVFTRTKRTAQKVSDELAERGFKVGAVHGDLGQGAREKALKSFRTGAIDVLVATDVAARGIDIDDVTHVVNYQCPEDEQAYVHRIGRTGRAGKTGVAVTLVDWDELTRWETIDKALNLGNPDPAETYSSSPHIYADLDIPTDATGSVGKPHREKRATKSADEDEHRISSADRPARTRTRVRRRTRGGKPLTGHPESHPESHPESATTEDTDAAPATESEAGEHGPRRRRRRRPRKTETATAG from the coding sequence ATGACGCAACTCAATCTCTCGTTTGCCGATCTCGGCGTCCGCGACGAAATCGTCCGCGCACTTGCAGAGAACGGCATTGAGCACCCCTTTGCCATTCAAGAACTCACCCTGCCCCTGGCCCTGGCCGGCGACGACCTGATCGGTCAGGCCCGCACCGGCATGGGCAAGACCTACGCCTTCGGTGTGCCCCTGCTGCACCGGGTCAGCTCCGACGAGAACCGGCCGCTGACCGGCGCGCCGCGCGCCCTGGTCGTGGTGCCGACCCGCGAGCTCTGCCTGCAGGTCTACAACGACCTGGCCGGCGCCGCGAAGTACCTGCCCACCGGTGACGGCCGCAAGTTCACGGTGACGTCGATCTACGGCGGGCGCCCCTACGAACCGCAGATCGAGGCACTACGCAAGGGCGTCGACGTGGTCGTCGGCACCCCCGGCCGCCTGCTCGACCTCGCCCAGCAGGGTCACCTGCAGCTGGGCGGGCTGTCGGTCCTGGTCCTCGACGAGGCCGACGAGATGCTCGACCTGGGTTTTCTGCCGGACATCGAGCGCATCCTGCAGCTGACCCCGGATTCGCGCCAGGCAATGCTGTTCTCGGCGACCATGCCGGACCCGATCATCACGCTGGCCCGTACGTTCATGAACCAGCCGACGCACATCCGCGCGGAGGCCCCGCATTCGGCCGCCACCCACGACACCACCGCGCAGTTCGTCTACCGGGCGCACGCGCTGGACAAGGTCGAGCTGGTGAGCCGCATCCTGCAGGCCCGCGGACGCGGCGCGACCATGGTGTTCACCCGCACCAAGCGCACCGCGCAGAAGGTGTCCGACGAGCTCGCCGAGCGCGGCTTCAAGGTCGGCGCGGTCCACGGTGACCTGGGCCAGGGTGCCCGTGAGAAGGCTCTCAAGTCGTTCCGGACCGGCGCGATCGACGTGCTGGTGGCCACCGATGTCGCGGCCCGCGGTATCGACATCGACGACGTCACCCACGTCGTCAACTACCAGTGCCCCGAGGACGAGCAGGCCTACGTGCACCGCATCGGCCGCACGGGCCGCGCCGGCAAGACCGGTGTCGCGGTCACGCTGGTCGACTGGGACGAGCTGACCCGCTGGGAAACGATCGACAAGGCGCTCAACCTGGGCAATCCGGATCCGGCCGAGACGTACTCGAGCTCGCCGCACATCTACGCCGACCTCGACATCCCCACCGATGCCACCGGCTCCGTCGGCAAGCCGCATCGCGAGAAGCGCGCCACCAAGTCCGCCGACGAGGACGAGCACCGGATCTCGTCGGCCGATCGCCCGGCCCGCACCCGCACCCGGGTGCGGCGGCGCACCCGCGGCGGCAAGCCGCTCACGGGTCATCCGGAATCTCATCCCGAGTCCCATCCGGAGTCCGCGACCACCGAGGACACCGATGCCGCACCGGCCACCGAGTCCGAGGCCGGCGAGCACGGCCCGCGGCGTCGTCGTCGCCGTCGTCCGCGCAAGACCGAAACTGCCACCGCGGGCTGA
- a CDS encoding PP2C family protein-serine/threonine phosphatase has translation MASVLSAATATDQGPVRENNQDACLADGILYAIADGFGVRGHHASAAALHALAAGFAAAPDRDGLLQAVAQANLLVFEMLGDEPTVSGTTLTAVAVFTPEQGGPLAVNIGDSPLYRIRDGRMEQLTDDHSVAGELVRIGEITRDEARWHPQRHLLTRALGIGAHISPDVFGIDCAPGDRLLISSDGLFAAADEALIVDAATAPDPQTAVRRLVEVANDAGGSDNTTVVVIDLG, from the coding sequence ATGGCATCGGTGTTGAGTGCGGCCACGGCCACCGACCAGGGGCCGGTGCGGGAGAACAACCAGGACGCGTGTCTGGCCGACGGCATCCTCTACGCGATCGCCGACGGCTTCGGGGTGCGTGGCCACCATGCCAGCGCGGCCGCGCTGCACGCGTTGGCGGCCGGGTTCGCCGCAGCGCCCGACCGTGACGGCCTGCTGCAGGCGGTCGCGCAGGCCAATCTGCTGGTCTTCGAGATGCTGGGCGACGAGCCGACGGTGTCGGGCACGACGCTCACCGCGGTGGCCGTCTTCACGCCCGAGCAGGGTGGTCCGCTCGCGGTCAACATCGGTGATTCGCCGCTGTACCGGATCCGGGACGGGCGCATGGAGCAGCTCACCGACGATCACAGCGTGGCGGGTGAACTGGTGCGGATCGGGGAGATCACCCGCGATGAGGCCAGGTGGCACCCGCAACGGCACCTGCTGACCCGCGCGCTCGGCATCGGTGCGCACATCAGCCCGGACGTGTTCGGGATCGACTGCGCGCCGGGGGACCGGTTGCTGATCAGCAGCGACGGCCTGTTCGCGGCGGCGGATGAGGCGTTGATCGTCGACGCCGCGACGGCCCCGGATCCGCAGACGGCGGTGCGTCGGCTCGTCGAGGTCGCCAACGACGCCGGAGGCAGTGACAACACCACCGTCGTCGTCATCGACCTCGGCTGA
- a CDS encoding ParA family protein, which yields MGPVTRVLAVANQKGGVAKTTTVASLGAALTEHGRRVLLVDLDPQGCLTFSLGHDPDKLPVSVHEVLLGEVEPGAALVRTEEGMTLLPANIDLAGAEAMLLMRAGREYALKRALAKLETESDPGFDVVIIDCPPSLGVLTLNGLTAAHDVIVPLQCETLAHRGVGQFLRTISDVQQITNPELKLLGALPTLYDARTTHSRDVLLDVADRYELPVLAPPIPRTVRFAEASASGSSVLAGRKSKGSLAYREFADALLRHWKSGRKMPTFTPEVG from the coding sequence ATGGGGCCTGTGACGCGAGTATTAGCGGTCGCCAATCAAAAGGGTGGGGTAGCCAAGACGACGACGGTTGCGTCTCTGGGCGCCGCGCTCACCGAGCACGGCCGTCGCGTACTGCTCGTCGATCTGGACCCGCAGGGCTGTCTGACGTTCTCGCTGGGTCACGATCCCGACAAGCTGCCGGTGTCGGTGCACGAGGTGCTGCTCGGGGAGGTGGAGCCCGGTGCCGCGCTGGTGCGCACCGAGGAGGGCATGACGCTGCTACCGGCCAATATCGACCTGGCGGGCGCCGAGGCCATGCTGCTGATGCGGGCCGGGCGGGAGTACGCGCTCAAGCGGGCGCTGGCGAAACTGGAAACCGAGTCCGACCCCGGATTCGACGTCGTCATCATCGACTGCCCGCCCTCGCTCGGGGTGCTCACGCTGAACGGTCTGACCGCCGCGCACGACGTGATCGTGCCGTTGCAGTGTGAAACGCTGGCCCACCGGGGTGTGGGCCAGTTCCTGCGGACGATCTCCGATGTGCAGCAGATCACCAACCCGGAGCTGAAACTGCTGGGTGCACTGCCGACGCTGTATGACGCACGCACCACGCACAGCCGTGACGTCCTGCTCGACGTCGCCGATCGCTACGAGCTTCCCGTGCTGGCCCCGCCGATTCCGCGCACCGTGCGGTTCGCGGAGGCCAGTGCATCGGGATCCTCGGTGCTGGCCGGGCGCAAGAGCAAAGGCTCGCTCGCCTACCGCGAGTTCGCCGACGCGCTGCTGCGGCACTGGAAGTCCGGCAGGAAGATGCCCACGTTCACCCCCGAGGTCGGATAA
- a CDS encoding acid phosphatase — protein sequence MSVQQHRLILLRHGETEWSADGRHTGRTDLDLTEAGREQAKLAAEPLAELQLRDPLVCSSPRRRAVTTAELAGLSVAEELDLLAEWDYGDYEGLTTAQIRQTEPDWLVWTHGCPGGESVEQVGERADRAVALALEHLADRDVVFVGHGHFSRAVLTRWAELPVSQGIRISMVPASIGVCGFEHGARQIAALGLTGHPNPCLPQ from the coding sequence GTGAGCGTCCAGCAGCACCGCCTCATCTTGCTCCGACACGGCGAGACCGAATGGTCCGCCGACGGCAGGCACACCGGCCGCACCGACCTCGATCTCACCGAGGCCGGCCGTGAGCAGGCCAAACTGGCCGCCGAGCCGCTCGCCGAACTGCAACTGCGCGACCCACTGGTGTGCAGCAGCCCGCGCCGACGCGCGGTGACCACCGCCGAGCTGGCCGGACTTTCCGTCGCCGAAGAGCTTGACCTGCTGGCGGAGTGGGATTACGGCGACTACGAAGGCCTCACCACGGCGCAGATCCGCCAGACCGAGCCGGACTGGCTGGTGTGGACCCACGGCTGCCCCGGCGGCGAGAGCGTCGAGCAGGTCGGTGAGCGCGCCGACCGGGCCGTGGCGTTGGCGCTGGAACATCTGGCGGATCGGGACGTGGTGTTCGTCGGGCACGGCCACTTCTCCCGCGCTGTGCTCACCCGCTGGGCGGAACTCCCTGTGTCGCAAGGTATTCGGATTTCGATGGTGCCCGCGTCGATCGGGGTGTGCGGGTTCGAGCACGGTGCCAGGCAGATCGCCGCACTCGGGCTGACCGGTCACCCCAACCCGTGTCTGCCGCAATGA
- a CDS encoding isochorismate synthase MenF produces MTAPSFAFAGPSGVLIGEGVRTGYATIAAARSALSSGEADLVVGALPFDLSAPAALHTPVHAHVADAVPDWPVGPAPVLRTRETLPSSALHRERVAEAVRRLRDPDNPLDKVVLARALRLTAETAWDPRAVLRRLADADPAATVYLADLSPAGDPHTGTVLVGASPELLVARDGDEVICQPFAGSAPRSSDPETDRANAAALAASGKNRHEHELVVDVMRKALDPLCVDLQIAAQPELHATDALWHLSTPVRGRLRDKDVTAIDLAVALHPTPAVGGVPADLAADVITEIEGDRGFYAGAVGWCDDAGNGRWVVSIRCAVLSADRRVALANAGGGIVAESDPDDEVDETTTKFRTILTGLGVR; encoded by the coding sequence ATGACCGCGCCGTCGTTCGCCTTCGCAGGCCCGTCCGGTGTGCTGATCGGCGAGGGTGTGCGGACCGGGTACGCCACGATCGCCGCCGCCCGGTCGGCGCTGAGCAGCGGCGAGGCGGACCTCGTGGTGGGGGCGCTGCCGTTCGATCTGTCCGCCCCGGCCGCGTTGCACACCCCCGTCCACGCTCACGTCGCCGACGCGGTGCCGGACTGGCCGGTAGGGCCCGCTCCGGTGCTGCGGACGCGGGAGACGTTGCCGTCGAGTGCGCTGCACCGCGAACGGGTCGCCGAGGCGGTGCGCCGGTTGCGCGACCCCGACAACCCGCTGGACAAGGTCGTGCTGGCCCGCGCACTGCGGTTGACCGCCGAAACCGCATGGGACCCAAGGGCGGTGCTGCGCCGACTGGCCGACGCGGATCCCGCGGCCACGGTGTACCTGGCCGATCTGAGCCCGGCCGGCGATCCCCACACCGGCACCGTGCTGGTGGGCGCGAGCCCCGAGTTGCTCGTCGCCCGCGACGGCGACGAGGTGATCTGCCAACCGTTCGCCGGTTCGGCTCCGCGCTCATCCGATCCGGAGACCGACCGGGCGAACGCCGCGGCGCTGGCCGCCTCGGGCAAGAACCGCCACGAGCACGAACTGGTGGTCGACGTGATGCGCAAAGCGCTCGACCCGCTGTGCGTCGACCTGCAGATCGCCGCACAACCCGAACTGCACGCCACCGACGCGCTGTGGCACCTGAGCACCCCGGTCCGCGGCCGGTTGCGCGACAAGGACGTCACCGCAATCGATCTCGCGGTCGCACTGCACCCAACCCCGGCCGTCGGCGGCGTCCCCGCCGACCTGGCCGCCGACGTCATCACCGAGATCGAAGGTGACCGGGGTTTCTACGCGGGTGCCGTCGGCTGGTGCGACGACGCGGGCAACGGCCGCTGGGTGGTGTCGATCCGGTGCGCGGTCCTGTCCGCCGACCGTCGCGTCGCGCTCGCCAACGCGGGTGGGGGGATCGTCGCAGAATCCGATCCCGACGACGAAGTCGACGAGACCACAACCAAATTCCGAACCATACTGACAGGGCTGGGAGTGCGATGA
- a CDS encoding GNAT family N-acetyltransferase: MSELIRRARPGDEVEITAMIRELAEFEHASDECTVTEEQLHTALFGDKPVAYAHVVEVDGQAAATAVWFLNFSTWDGVAGIYLEDLFVRPAFRRRGIARKLLSTLARECVDNGYSRLQWAVLNWNVNAIALYDEVGGKPQTEWTTYRVSGPELGALAAQ, from the coding sequence ATGAGTGAACTGATCCGCAGGGCCCGGCCGGGCGACGAGGTCGAGATCACCGCGATGATCCGTGAACTCGCCGAGTTCGAACATGCCTCCGACGAGTGCACCGTCACCGAAGAGCAGTTGCACACAGCGCTTTTCGGTGACAAACCGGTTGCATACGCACACGTCGTCGAGGTCGACGGTCAGGCGGCGGCGACCGCGGTGTGGTTTCTGAACTTCTCGACGTGGGACGGCGTCGCCGGGATCTACCTGGAGGACCTGTTCGTGCGCCCGGCGTTCCGCCGCCGCGGCATCGCGCGAAAACTGTTGTCGACGCTGGCGCGTGAGTGCGTCGACAACGGGTACAGCCGGCTGCAGTGGGCGGTGCTCAACTGGAACGTCAACGCGATCGCGCTGTACGACGAGGTCGGCGGCAAGCCCCAGACCGAATGGACCACCTACCGGGTGTCCGGACCGGAACTCGGCGCGCTCGCCGCGCAGTGA
- the aroQ gene encoding type II 3-dehydroquinate dehydratase: MTERRLLLVNGPNLNLLGTRQPEIYGSTTLADIERSVTALAAEFGFEVRAVQSNHEGGLIDAIHAARTDCAGIIINPGAYSHTSVAIPDALTSVELPVAEVHLSNIHRREEFRHHSYVSAVAEMVICGAGAAGYEYAVRYLVGRV; this comes from the coding sequence GTGACCGAACGCCGATTGCTGCTCGTGAACGGGCCGAACCTGAACCTGCTCGGCACCCGGCAGCCCGAGATCTACGGCTCCACGACGCTGGCCGACATCGAACGGTCGGTGACCGCGCTGGCCGCCGAGTTCGGGTTCGAGGTGCGCGCCGTGCAGAGCAATCACGAGGGTGGCCTGATCGACGCCATCCACGCCGCGCGCACCGACTGTGCGGGCATCATCATCAATCCCGGTGCCTACAGCCACACCTCGGTGGCGATCCCGGACGCGCTGACCTCGGTCGAACTCCCGGTCGCCGAGGTGCACCTGAGCAACATCCACCGTCGCGAGGAGTTCCGGCACCACTCGTACGTGTCGGCCGTGGCCGAGATGGTGATCTGCGGTGCCGGGGCGGCCGGTTACGAGTACGCGGTGCGGTACCTGGTGGGGCGGGTGTGA
- a CDS encoding YchJ family protein encodes MPNGERCPCDSGADYDQCCGPLHRGERAADTALALMRSRYSAFAVGDRAYLLSSWHRANRPNDLALDDAVVWRRLQIVDTEAGGRDDAHGVVEFRAQYLARGRRHILHERSRFARVDGAWVYVDGDLSD; translated from the coding sequence ATGCCGAACGGTGAGCGTTGTCCGTGTGACAGCGGTGCGGATTACGACCAGTGCTGCGGGCCGCTGCACCGCGGCGAGCGGGCCGCCGACACCGCGCTGGCCCTGATGCGGTCGCGCTACAGCGCGTTCGCCGTCGGCGACCGGGCGTACCTGCTGTCCAGTTGGCATCGGGCGAACCGCCCGAACGACCTGGCGCTCGACGACGCCGTGGTCTGGCGGCGCCTGCAGATCGTCGACACCGAGGCGGGCGGGCGTGACGATGCCCACGGTGTCGTGGAGTTCCGCGCCCAGTACCTGGCCCGTGGGCGTCGCCACATCCTGCACGAACGCAGCCGTTTCGCGCGGGTCGACGGGGCGTGGGTCTATGTGGACGGGGATCTGTCGGACTGA
- a CDS encoding diacylglycerol/lipid kinase family protein, translated as MRAVLIVNPNATSTTAAGRDLLAHALESRVSLTVAHTDHRGHAIEIARDAARDGVDVLIVHGGDGTVNEVVNGVLGKCGTRPDADCAPAVSVVPGGSANVFARALGISPDPIEATNQLVDLLSDYRNGNEWRRIGLMDCGERWGVFTAGMGVDGDVVAAVEAQRAKGRKVTAGRYIRVAVREVLASVRKEPTLTLHLPGRQPVPGVHFAFVSNSSPWTYANTRPVWTNPDTTFETGLGVFATTSMSVWSNLRLVRQMISRKPRIEAKHLIRDDDVPTVTVTSDTAVACQIDGDYVGLRETMTFTAVPEALKVVAPPCSRP; from the coding sequence GTGCGCGCTGTGCTGATCGTCAATCCGAATGCGACCTCGACGACCGCGGCGGGGCGTGACCTGCTGGCACACGCGTTGGAGAGCCGGGTCAGCCTGACCGTGGCCCATACCGACCACCGTGGTCACGCGATCGAGATCGCACGCGACGCCGCCCGTGACGGGGTGGACGTGCTGATCGTGCACGGCGGTGACGGCACGGTGAACGAGGTGGTCAACGGCGTGCTCGGTAAATGCGGCACCCGGCCCGACGCGGATTGCGCGCCCGCGGTGTCGGTGGTGCCGGGCGGTTCGGCGAACGTGTTCGCCCGCGCACTCGGAATCAGCCCGGACCCGATCGAAGCCACCAATCAACTCGTCGACCTGCTCAGCGACTACCGCAACGGCAACGAATGGCGCCGCATCGGCCTGATGGACTGCGGCGAACGCTGGGGGGTGTTCACCGCAGGCATGGGCGTCGACGGCGACGTCGTCGCCGCGGTCGAGGCGCAGCGGGCCAAGGGCCGCAAGGTGACGGCGGGCCGGTACATCCGGGTGGCGGTGCGCGAGGTGCTCGCGAGCGTGCGCAAGGAGCCCACCCTGACGCTGCACCTGCCCGGCAGGCAACCGGTGCCGGGCGTGCATTTCGCGTTCGTGTCGAACTCCAGCCCGTGGACGTATGCCAATACGCGCCCGGTGTGGACGAACCCGGACACCACGTTCGAAACGGGTCTCGGGGTGTTTGCGACAACCAGCATGAGCGTGTGGTCGAACCTGCGTCTGGTGCGCCAGATGATCTCGCGGAAACCGCGCATCGAGGCGAAGCATCTGATCCGTGATGACGACGTGCCGACGGTCACAGTGACAAGCGACACGGCTGTGGCGTGCCAGATCGACGGGGATTACGTTGGCCTGCGGGAAACCATGACGTTCACGGCCGTTCCGGAGGCGCTGAAGGTGGTCGCCCCGCCGTGCTCACGGCCCTGA
- the whiB1 gene encoding transcriptional regulator WhiB1 — protein sequence MDWRHKAVCRDEDPELFFPVGNSGPALAQIADAKLVCNRCPVTTECLSWALESGQDAGVWGGMSEDERRALKRRNARTKARTGV from the coding sequence ATGGATTGGCGCCACAAGGCGGTCTGTCGCGACGAGGATCCGGAGCTGTTCTTCCCGGTGGGGAACAGCGGGCCGGCCCTCGCCCAGATCGCCGACGCAAAGCTGGTGTGCAACCGGTGCCCGGTGACCACCGAATGCCTGAGCTGGGCTTTGGAGTCGGGCCAGGACGCCGGCGTGTGGGGCGGCATGAGCGAGGACGAGCGTCGTGCACTCAAGCGTCGCAACGCGCGCACCAAGGCACGCACCGGAGTCTGA